In Citrus sinensis cultivar Valencia sweet orange chromosome 4, DVS_A1.0, whole genome shotgun sequence, one DNA window encodes the following:
- the LOC127901862 gene encoding uncharacterized protein LOC127901862, translated as MVKAMTSAPAVVKQVAELACVYCSEEHDFDNCPGNPSSQNQNAPALNGQNRNTQPPGFHQQSQGQKHISQDPITSLEALIKEYIANNEAIVQSQTVSLRNLENQMGQLATTMSSRTQGSLPSNTEDSRREGKEHCKVINLRSRKNVDIPVDVTKKGISHAYPEGKIEDVLVKVDKFIFPVDFIVLDFEADKEVPIILGRPFLVTEKTLIDVQKGELAMRGNDQQVTFNVLEAMKNPDELEDCNFLSVVDFVVVDRSDRCCSNEINKATTFEGQEKSLVDMLGRYRRAIEWTMVDIKGISPSICMHKILLEDCHNNSEEHQRRLNPIMKEVVKKEIIKWLDAGIIYPILDSSWVSPVQCVPKKGGITVITNERDELIPTRKMTGYRTLEVFMDDFSVFGETYNDCLHNLEEVLKGCEMTNLVLNWEKCHFIVQEGIVLGHKVSKNGIKVDKAKIEVIDKLPPLTSIKGIRIFLGHAGFYRRFIKNFSKVAKPLCSLLEHDKPFHFDKDCLQAFGELKKSLITTPVVISPNWTLPFELMCDARDHSVGAILGQRKDKVFHSIYYANKTLTQTQINYTTTEKELLAVVFTFDKFRAYLVGTIVSVYTDHAAIKYLISKKDAKPRLIIWILLLQEFDLEIKDRKGTENQGADHLSRLEADTSTLTRRDITETFSDEQLLVVQQAHMLQQSGSPWNADFANYLVSGFLPPELKCQRTGNITKRHEMPLTNILEVEVFDVWGIDFMGPFPPSFRNLYILVAVDYISKWVEAAALPTNDAKIVVAFL; from the exons ATGGTAAAAGCCATGACATCTGCTCCAGCAGTAGTAAAGCAAGTTGCTGAACTTGCTTGTGTATACTGTAGTGAAGAACATGACTTTGATAATTGTCCTGGAAATCCA AGCAGTCAGAATCAAAATGCTCCAGCATTAAATGGACAAAATAGGAACACTCAACCACCTGGTTTTCATCAGCAGAGTCAAGGGCAAAAACATATTAGTCAGGATCCAATCACTTCACTGGAAGCACTGATTAAGGAATACATTGCAAAcaatgaagcaattgtgcaGAGTCAAACTGTATCCTTGAGGAACCTGGAAAACCAAATGGGACAACTTGCCACAACAATGAGTAGCAGGACTCAAGGAAGCTTACCTAGTAACACAGAAGACTCTAGGAGAGAGGGCAAAGAACACtgcaaagtaattaatttgagatcTAGAAAGAATGTTGATATCCCTGTTGATGTGACTAAAAAGGGGAT ATCTCATGCATATCCTGAAGGAAAAATTGAGGATGTATTGGTGAAGGTTGACAAATTCATCTTCCCAGTAGACTTCATTGTACTAGACTTTGAAGCTGATAAAGAGGTACCCATTATacttggaagaccttttctaGTAACTGAGAAGACTCTGATAGATGTGCAGAAAGGAGAACTCGCCATGAGAGGGAATGATCAGCAAGTGACATTTAATGTATTAGAGGCTATGAAGAACCCTGATGAATTAGAAGATTGCAATTTCCTAAGTGTTGTGGATTTTGTTGTAGTAGACAGAAGCGACAGATGCTGCAGTAATGAGATCAATAAAGCTACCACATTTGAAG GTCAAGAGAAGAGTTTAGTAGATATGCTTGGAAGATACAGAAGAGCAATTGAATGGACTATGGTAGACATCAAAGGGATAAGCCCATcaatatgcatgcataaaattCTGTTAGAAGATTGCCACAACAATTCGGAGGAGCATCAGAGAAGGTTAAACCCtattatgaaagaagtggtgaaaaaggaaatcatcaaatggttgGATGCTGGAATCATATATCCAATATTAGACAGTTCGTGGGTGAGCCCAGTCCAATGTGTTCCAAAGAAAGGAGGGATAACAGTGATAACTAATGAGAGGGATGAACTTATTCCTACAAGGAAAATGACTGGATATAGA ACTTTagaagttttcatggatgACTTCTCAGTTTTTGGAGAGACATACAATGATTGTTTACACAACTTGGAAGAAGTTCTTAAAGGATGTGAGATGACTAACTTAGTACTCAATTGGGAAAAGTGCCATTTCATAGTGCAAGAAGGAATAGTGTTGGGTCATAAGGTGTCCAAGAATGGCATTAAGGTAGACAAAGCCAAGATAGAAGTAATAGATAAACTGCCACCCCTTACTTCAATAAAGGGTATTAGGATTTTTTTGGGTCATGCTGGATTCTACAGAAGATTCATTAAGAATTTTTCCAAGGTAGCTAAACCATTATGCTCATTGCTGGAACATGACAAGCCTTTTCACTTTGACAAAGATTGTCTCCAAGCAtttggagaattaaagaaatctcTGATCACTACACCAGTGGTTATATCTCCAAACTGGACTCTAccatttgaattgatgtgtgATGCTAGGGACCATTCTGTGGGAGCAATATTAGGGCAAAGAAAGGATAAGGTTTTTCACTCCATATACTATGCAAACAAAACTCTTactcaaactcaaatcaattaCACCACTACAGAGAAAGAGTTGTTAGCAGTAGTATTTACCTTTGATAAATTCAGAGCTTACTTGGTGGGTACTATAGTGAGTGTATACACAGACCATGCAGCCATCaaatacttaatttcaaagaaggatgccaaaccaagaTTAATCATATGGATCTTATTACTTCAGGAATTTGATCTGGAAATTAAAGACAGAAAGGGGACTGAGAATCAAGGAGCAGACCACCTGTCGCGGCTGGAAGCAGACACAAGTACATTGACAAGGAGGGACATCACTGAAACTTTTTCTGATGAACAGCTGTTGGTAGTACAGCAAGCACATATGTTGCAGCAGTCAGGATCTCCATGGAATGCAGATTTTGCTAACTACTTAGTAAGTGGGTTTCTACCACCTGAGCTGAA GTGTCAAAGGACAGGGAACATAACTAAAAGACATGAAATGCCATTGACTAACATTCTGGAAGTGGAAGTTTTTGATGTCTGGGGAATAGATTTCATGGGACCTTTTCCACCATCCTTTAGGAACTTATATATCCTTGTTGCTGTGGATTATATCTCCAAGTGGGTAGAAGCTGCAGCATTACCTACCAATGATGCTAAAATAGTGGTGgcttttctttag